A genomic region of Aspergillus oryzae RIB40 DNA, chromosome 1 contains the following coding sequences:
- a CDS encoding uncharacterized protein (predicted protein) translates to MAEDNSHPPSLRHEPQLTPVAEKSLPAKCKTTTLKYCPTIDLISLVTEDDELRVFRLNGQKVFGGSFKGDPYLDEDDGGGEIRKLMWKNNGHLLAVACADNTIRIISAYSGKIVHHYPVYEEQSDADRSVKVTCLGWGVNFTDSQVAQQQLKEAAGQISVEDLLSSDVHPSKAAALLKADLPRELALLDIESSLPKLSTLPATGSE, encoded by the exons ATGGCCGAAGACAATTCTCATCCCCCATCGTTGCGACATGAGCCGCAACTCACCCCTGTTGCAGAAAAATCACTACCGGCAAAATGCAAGACCACCACGCTGAAGTATTGTCCTACGATAGACCTTATCTCCCTTGTaacagaggatgacgaaTTACGAGTCTTCCGACTGAATGGACAGAAGGTCTTTGGGGGATCGTTCAAGGGAGATCCCTAcctggatgaagacgacggcGGGGGTGAAATTCGAAAGTTGATGTGGAAAAACAATG GTCACCTACTTGCTGTCGCTTGTGCGGACAATACTATCCGTATTATTAGTGCTTACAGTGGTAAAATTGTCCATCATTATCCTGTTTATGAAGAGCAAAGCGATGCCGACCGATCTGTTAAGGTTACTTGTTTGGGCTGGGGTGTGAACTTCACCGATAGCCAGGTTGCTCAACAGCAATTGAAAGAGGCTGCCGGGCAAATATCCGTCGAAGACCTGCTGTCGTCGGATGTACATCCATCAAAAGCAGCTGCCTTACTCAAAGCTGACCTACCAAGGGAGCTAGCTTTACTAGACATCGAGAGCTCACTACCTAAATTAAGCACACTGCCCGCGACCGGGAGCGAGTAG